From Balaenoptera acutorostrata chromosome 8, mBalAcu1.1, whole genome shotgun sequence, the proteins below share one genomic window:
- the SLC11A1 gene encoding natural resistance-associated macrophage protein 1 isoform X4, which yields MTGDTGPPKLSRTRYGSISSPPNPGLQQEPPGGTYLSKKIPIPDAEPGAFSLRKLWAFTGPGFLMSIAFLDPGNIESDLQAGAVAGFKLLWVLLWATVLGLLCQRLAARLGVVTGKDLGEVCHLYYPKVPRILLWLTIELAIVGSDMQEVIGTAIAFNLLSAGRIPLWGGVLITIVDTFFFLFLDNYGLRKLEAFFGFLITIMALTFGYEYVVARPAQGALLRGLFLPLCPGCGQPELLQAVGIIGAIIMPHNIYLHSALVKSREIDRARRADIREANMYFLIEAAIALSVSFFINLFVVAVFGQAFYQQTNQAAFNVCANSSLHDYAKIFPTNNLTVAVDIYQGGVILGCLFGPAALYIWAVGLLAAGQSSTMTGTYAGQFVMEGFLKLRWSRFARVLLTRSCAILPTMLVAVFRDLRDLSGLNDLLNVLQSLLLPFAVLPILTFTSMPTLMQEFTNGPPGPVSSPMEPPVWPTVPTSTFCMGFLKRIRRRRPLDELPPRARPRAE from the exons ATGACAG GTGACACGGGCCCCCCAAAGCTCAGCAGGACCAGATATGGCTCCATCTCCAGCCCACCCAACCCAGGGTTACAGCAAGAGCCTCCCGGAGGGACCTACCTGAGCAAGAAGATCCCCATCCCAGATGCAGAACCG GGCGCATTCAGCCTGCGGAAGCTGTGGGCCTTCACGGGGCCCGGCTTCCTTATGAGCATCGCTTTCCTGGACCCAGGAAACATCGAGTCGGACCTTCAGGCTGGGGCTGTGGCTGGATTCAAA CTGCTCTGGGTACTGCTGTGGGCCACCGTGTTGGGCTTGCTCTGCCAGCGACTTGCTGCCCGGCTGGGCGTGGTGACAGGCAAGGACTTGGGCGAGGTCTGCCATCTCTACTACCCTAAG GTGCCACGCATCCTTCTCTGGCTGACCATCGAGCTAGCCATCGTGGGCTCAGACATGCAGGAAGTCATTGGCACAGCTATTGCATTCAATCTGCTCTCAGCTGGACG AATCCCACTCTGGGGTGGTGTCCTCATCACCATCGTGGAcacattcttcttcctcttcctcgaTAACTACG GGTTGCGGAAGCTGGAagccttttttggatttcttattACCATTATGGCCTTGACCTTCGGCTATGAG TACGTGGTGGCACGTCCTGCTCAGGGAGCACTTCTTCGGGGCCTGTTCCTGCCCTTGTGCCCTGGCTGCGGCCAGCCCGAGCTGCTGCAGGCCGTGGGCATCATTGGCGCCATCATCATGCCCCACAACATCTACCTGCACTCAGCCCTGGTCAAG TCTCGAGAGATAGACCGGGCCCGCCGGGCAGACATCCGAGAAGCCAACATGTACTTCCTGATTGAAGCCGCCATCGCCCTGTCTGTCTCCTTCTTCATCAACCTCTTTGTTGTGGCTGTCTTTGGGCAAGCCTTCTACCAGCAAACCAACCAGGCTGCG TTCAACGTCTGTGCTAACAGCAGCCTCCACGACTACGCCAAGATCTTCCCCACGAACAACCTTACAGTGGCGGTGGACATTTACCAAGGA gGCGTGATCCTGGGCTGCCTCTTTGGCCCCGCAGCCCTCTACATCTGGGCGGTGGGTCTGCTGGCCGCCGGGCAGAGCTCCACCATGACCGGCACCTACGCGGGACAGTTTGTgatggag ggctTCCTGAAGCTGCGGTGGTCACGCTTCGCCCGAGTCCTGCTCACTCGCTCCTGTGCCATCCTGCCCACCATGCTCGTGGCAGTCTTCAGGGACCTCCGGGACCTGTCAGGCCTCAACGACCTGCTCAACGTGCTGCAGAGCCTGCTG CTTCCCTTCGCTGTGCTGCCCATCCTCACGTTCACCAGCATGCCCACCCTGATGCAGGAGTTTACCAATGGCCC GCCTGGACCTGTCTCATCACCCATGGAGCCACCCGTCTGGCCCACGGTTCCCACCAGCACTTTCTGTATGGGCTTCCTGAAGAGGATCAGGAGGAGAAGACCTCTGGATGAGCTCCCACCCAGGGCACGGCCGAGGGCGGAATGA
- the CTDSP1 gene encoding carboxy-terminal domain RNA polymerase II polypeptide A small phosphatase 1 isoform X1 translates to MDSSAVITQISKEEARSPLRSKGDQKSAASQKPRSRGILHSLFCCVCRDDGEALPAHSGAPLLVEENGAVPKQTPVQYLLPEAKAQDLDKICVVIDLDETLVHSSFKPVNNADFIIPVEIDGVVHQVYVLKRPHVDEFLQRMGELFECVLFTASLAKYADPVADLLDKWGAFRARLFRESCVFHRGNYVKDLSRLGRDLRRVLILDNSPASYVFHPDNAVPVASWFDNMSDTELHDLLPFFEQLSRVDDVYSVLRQPRPGS, encoded by the exons ATGGACAGCTCGGCCGTCATTACTCAGATCAGCAAGGAGGAAGCGCGGAGCCCGCTACGGAGCAAAG GTGACCAGAAGTCAGCGGCTTCTCAGAAGCCCCGGAGTCGGGGCATCCTCCACTCACTTTTCTGCTGCGTCTGCCGGGATGATGGGGAGGCCCTGCCCGCCCACAGTGGGGCGCCCCTGCTCGTGGAGGAGAACGGTGCTGTCCCCAAG CAGACCCCAGTCCAGTACCTGCTCCCCGAGGCCAAGGCCCAGGACTTGGACAAGATCTGCGTAGTCATCGACCTGGACGAGACCCTGGTGCACAGCTCCTTCAAG CCAGTCAACAATGCCGACTTCATCATCCCTGTGGAGATTGATGGGGTGGTCCACCAG GTCTATGTGCTGAAGCGGCCCCACGTCGATGAGTTCCTGCAGCGGATGGGTGAGCTCTTCGAATGCGTGCTGTTCACCGCCAGCCTTGCCAAG TACGCAGACCCAGTAGCTGACCTGCTGGACAAGTGGGGGGCCTTCCGAGCGCGGCTGTTTCGTGAGTCATGCGTCTTCCACCGTGGGAACTACGTGAAGGACCTGAGCCGGCTGGGCCGAGATCTTCGGCGGGTGCTCATCCTGGACAACTCGCCCGCCTCCTATGTCTTCCATCCAGATAACGCC GTACCGGTGGCCTCGTGGTTTGACAACATGAGTGACACGGAGCTCCACGACCTCCTGCCCTTCTTCGAGCAGCTCAGCCGTGTGGATGACGTGTACTCAGTGCTCAGGCAGCCTCGGCCCGGCAGCTAG
- the SLC11A1 gene encoding natural resistance-associated macrophage protein 1 isoform X1, whose protein sequence is MTGDTGPPKLSRTRYGSISSPPNPGLQQEPPGGTYLSKKIPIPDAEPGAFSLRKLWAFTGPGFLMSIAFLDPGNIESDLQAGAVAGFKLLWVLLWATVLGLLCQRLAARLGVVTGKDLGEVCHLYYPKVPRILLWLTIELAIVGSDMQEVIGTAIAFNLLSAGRIPLWGGVLITIVDTFFFLFLDNYGLRKLEAFFGFLITIMALTFGYEYVVARPAQGALLRGLFLPLCPGCGQPELLQAVGIIGAIIMPHNIYLHSALVKSREIDRARRADIREANMYFLIEAAIALSVSFFINLFVVAVFGQAFYQQTNQAAFNVCANSSLHDYAKIFPTNNLTVAVDIYQGGVILGCLFGPAALYIWAVGLLAAGQSSTMTGTYAGQFVMEGFLKLRWSRFARVLLTRSCAILPTMLVAVFRDLRDLSGLNDLLNVLQSLLLPFAVLPILTFTSMPTLMQEFTNGPVSKACTSSIMVLICAINLYFVVSYLPSLPHPAYFSLVALLAAVYLGLTTYLAWTCLITHGATRLAHGSHQHFLYGLPEEDQEEKTSG, encoded by the exons ATGACAG GTGACACGGGCCCCCCAAAGCTCAGCAGGACCAGATATGGCTCCATCTCCAGCCCACCCAACCCAGGGTTACAGCAAGAGCCTCCCGGAGGGACCTACCTGAGCAAGAAGATCCCCATCCCAGATGCAGAACCG GGCGCATTCAGCCTGCGGAAGCTGTGGGCCTTCACGGGGCCCGGCTTCCTTATGAGCATCGCTTTCCTGGACCCAGGAAACATCGAGTCGGACCTTCAGGCTGGGGCTGTGGCTGGATTCAAA CTGCTCTGGGTACTGCTGTGGGCCACCGTGTTGGGCTTGCTCTGCCAGCGACTTGCTGCCCGGCTGGGCGTGGTGACAGGCAAGGACTTGGGCGAGGTCTGCCATCTCTACTACCCTAAG GTGCCACGCATCCTTCTCTGGCTGACCATCGAGCTAGCCATCGTGGGCTCAGACATGCAGGAAGTCATTGGCACAGCTATTGCATTCAATCTGCTCTCAGCTGGACG AATCCCACTCTGGGGTGGTGTCCTCATCACCATCGTGGAcacattcttcttcctcttcctcgaTAACTACG GGTTGCGGAAGCTGGAagccttttttggatttcttattACCATTATGGCCTTGACCTTCGGCTATGAG TACGTGGTGGCACGTCCTGCTCAGGGAGCACTTCTTCGGGGCCTGTTCCTGCCCTTGTGCCCTGGCTGCGGCCAGCCCGAGCTGCTGCAGGCCGTGGGCATCATTGGCGCCATCATCATGCCCCACAACATCTACCTGCACTCAGCCCTGGTCAAG TCTCGAGAGATAGACCGGGCCCGCCGGGCAGACATCCGAGAAGCCAACATGTACTTCCTGATTGAAGCCGCCATCGCCCTGTCTGTCTCCTTCTTCATCAACCTCTTTGTTGTGGCTGTCTTTGGGCAAGCCTTCTACCAGCAAACCAACCAGGCTGCG TTCAACGTCTGTGCTAACAGCAGCCTCCACGACTACGCCAAGATCTTCCCCACGAACAACCTTACAGTGGCGGTGGACATTTACCAAGGA gGCGTGATCCTGGGCTGCCTCTTTGGCCCCGCAGCCCTCTACATCTGGGCGGTGGGTCTGCTGGCCGCCGGGCAGAGCTCCACCATGACCGGCACCTACGCGGGACAGTTTGTgatggag ggctTCCTGAAGCTGCGGTGGTCACGCTTCGCCCGAGTCCTGCTCACTCGCTCCTGTGCCATCCTGCCCACCATGCTCGTGGCAGTCTTCAGGGACCTCCGGGACCTGTCAGGCCTCAACGACCTGCTCAACGTGCTGCAGAGCCTGCTG CTTCCCTTCGCTGTGCTGCCCATCCTCACGTTCACCAGCATGCCCACCCTGATGCAGGAGTTTACCAATGGCCC GGTGAGCAAGGCCTGCACTTCTTCCATCATGGTGCTGATCTGTGCCATCAACCTCTACTTTGTGGTCAGCTACTTGCCCAGCCTACCCCACCCTGCCTACTTCAGCCTTGTGGCACTGCTGGCCGCAGTCTACCTGGGCCTCACCACCTACCTG GCCTGGACCTGTCTCATCACCCATGGAGCCACCCGTCTGGCCCACGGTTCCCACCAGCACTTTCTGTATGGGCTTCCTGAAGAGGATCAGGAGGAGAAGACCTCTGGATGA
- the SLC11A1 gene encoding natural resistance-associated macrophage protein 1 isoform X2 — protein MTGDTGPPKLSRTRYGSISSPPNPGLQQEPPGGTYLSKKIPIPDAEPGAFSLRKLWAFTGPGFLMSIAFLDPGNIESDLQAGAVAGFKLLWVLLWATVLGLLCQRLAARLGVVTGKDLGEVCHLYYPKVPRILLWLTIELAIVGSDMQEVIGTAIAFNLLSAGRIPLWGGVLITIVDTFFFLFLDNYGLRKLEAFFGFLITIMALTFGYEYVVARPAQGALLRGLFLPLCPGCGQPELLQAVGIIGAIIMPHNIYLHSALVKSREIDRARRADIREANMYFLIEAAIALSVSFFINLFVVAVFGQAFYQQTNQAAFNVCANSSLHDYAKIFPTNNLTVAVDIYQGGVILGCLFGPAALYIWAVGLLAAGQSSTMTGTYAGQFVMEGFLKLRWSRFARVLLTRSCAILPTMLVAVFRDLRDLSGLNDLLNVLQSLLGEQGLHFFHHGADLCHQPLLCGQLLAQPTPPCLLQPCGTAGRSLPGPHHLPGLDLSHHPWSHPSGPRFPPALSVWAS, from the exons ATGACAG GTGACACGGGCCCCCCAAAGCTCAGCAGGACCAGATATGGCTCCATCTCCAGCCCACCCAACCCAGGGTTACAGCAAGAGCCTCCCGGAGGGACCTACCTGAGCAAGAAGATCCCCATCCCAGATGCAGAACCG GGCGCATTCAGCCTGCGGAAGCTGTGGGCCTTCACGGGGCCCGGCTTCCTTATGAGCATCGCTTTCCTGGACCCAGGAAACATCGAGTCGGACCTTCAGGCTGGGGCTGTGGCTGGATTCAAA CTGCTCTGGGTACTGCTGTGGGCCACCGTGTTGGGCTTGCTCTGCCAGCGACTTGCTGCCCGGCTGGGCGTGGTGACAGGCAAGGACTTGGGCGAGGTCTGCCATCTCTACTACCCTAAG GTGCCACGCATCCTTCTCTGGCTGACCATCGAGCTAGCCATCGTGGGCTCAGACATGCAGGAAGTCATTGGCACAGCTATTGCATTCAATCTGCTCTCAGCTGGACG AATCCCACTCTGGGGTGGTGTCCTCATCACCATCGTGGAcacattcttcttcctcttcctcgaTAACTACG GGTTGCGGAAGCTGGAagccttttttggatttcttattACCATTATGGCCTTGACCTTCGGCTATGAG TACGTGGTGGCACGTCCTGCTCAGGGAGCACTTCTTCGGGGCCTGTTCCTGCCCTTGTGCCCTGGCTGCGGCCAGCCCGAGCTGCTGCAGGCCGTGGGCATCATTGGCGCCATCATCATGCCCCACAACATCTACCTGCACTCAGCCCTGGTCAAG TCTCGAGAGATAGACCGGGCCCGCCGGGCAGACATCCGAGAAGCCAACATGTACTTCCTGATTGAAGCCGCCATCGCCCTGTCTGTCTCCTTCTTCATCAACCTCTTTGTTGTGGCTGTCTTTGGGCAAGCCTTCTACCAGCAAACCAACCAGGCTGCG TTCAACGTCTGTGCTAACAGCAGCCTCCACGACTACGCCAAGATCTTCCCCACGAACAACCTTACAGTGGCGGTGGACATTTACCAAGGA gGCGTGATCCTGGGCTGCCTCTTTGGCCCCGCAGCCCTCTACATCTGGGCGGTGGGTCTGCTGGCCGCCGGGCAGAGCTCCACCATGACCGGCACCTACGCGGGACAGTTTGTgatggag ggctTCCTGAAGCTGCGGTGGTCACGCTTCGCCCGAGTCCTGCTCACTCGCTCCTGTGCCATCCTGCCCACCATGCTCGTGGCAGTCTTCAGGGACCTCCGGGACCTGTCAGGCCTCAACGACCTGCTCAACGTGCTGCAGAGCCTGCTG GGTGAGCAAGGCCTGCACTTCTTCCATCATGGTGCTGATCTGTGCCATCAACCTCTACTTTGTGGTCAGCTACTTGCCCAGCCTACCCCACCCTGCCTACTTCAGCCTTGTGGCACTGCTGGCCGCAGTCTACCTGGGCCTCACCACCTACCTG GCCTGGACCTGTCTCATCACCCATGGAGCCACCCGTCTGGCCCACGGTTCCCACCAGCACTTTCTGTATGGGCTTCCTGA
- the CTDSP1 gene encoding carboxy-terminal domain RNA polymerase II polypeptide A small phosphatase 1 isoform X2 yields MDSSAVITQISKEEARSPLRSKGDQKSAASQKPRSRGILHSLFCCVCRDDGEALPAHSGAPLLVEENGAVPKTPVQYLLPEAKAQDLDKICVVIDLDETLVHSSFKPVNNADFIIPVEIDGVVHQVYVLKRPHVDEFLQRMGELFECVLFTASLAKYADPVADLLDKWGAFRARLFRESCVFHRGNYVKDLSRLGRDLRRVLILDNSPASYVFHPDNAVPVASWFDNMSDTELHDLLPFFEQLSRVDDVYSVLRQPRPGS; encoded by the exons ATGGACAGCTCGGCCGTCATTACTCAGATCAGCAAGGAGGAAGCGCGGAGCCCGCTACGGAGCAAAG GTGACCAGAAGTCAGCGGCTTCTCAGAAGCCCCGGAGTCGGGGCATCCTCCACTCACTTTTCTGCTGCGTCTGCCGGGATGATGGGGAGGCCCTGCCCGCCCACAGTGGGGCGCCCCTGCTCGTGGAGGAGAACGGTGCTGTCCCCAAG ACCCCAGTCCAGTACCTGCTCCCCGAGGCCAAGGCCCAGGACTTGGACAAGATCTGCGTAGTCATCGACCTGGACGAGACCCTGGTGCACAGCTCCTTCAAG CCAGTCAACAATGCCGACTTCATCATCCCTGTGGAGATTGATGGGGTGGTCCACCAG GTCTATGTGCTGAAGCGGCCCCACGTCGATGAGTTCCTGCAGCGGATGGGTGAGCTCTTCGAATGCGTGCTGTTCACCGCCAGCCTTGCCAAG TACGCAGACCCAGTAGCTGACCTGCTGGACAAGTGGGGGGCCTTCCGAGCGCGGCTGTTTCGTGAGTCATGCGTCTTCCACCGTGGGAACTACGTGAAGGACCTGAGCCGGCTGGGCCGAGATCTTCGGCGGGTGCTCATCCTGGACAACTCGCCCGCCTCCTATGTCTTCCATCCAGATAACGCC GTACCGGTGGCCTCGTGGTTTGACAACATGAGTGACACGGAGCTCCACGACCTCCTGCCCTTCTTCGAGCAGCTCAGCCGTGTGGATGACGTGTACTCAGTGCTCAGGCAGCCTCGGCCCGGCAGCTAG
- the SLC11A1 gene encoding natural resistance-associated macrophage protein 1 isoform X3 has translation MTGDTGPPKLSRTRYGSISSPPNPGLQQEPPGGTYLSKKIPIPDAEPGAFSLRKLWAFTGPGFLMSIAFLDPGNIESDLQAGAVAGFKLLWVLLWATVLGLLCQRLAARLGVVTGKDLGEVCHLYYPKVPRILLWLTIELAIVGSDMQEVIGTAIAFNLLSAGRIPLWGGVLITIVDTFFFLFLDNYGLRKLEAFFGFLITIMALTFGYEYVVARPAQGALLRGLFLPLCPGCGQPELLQAVGIIGAIIMPHNIYLHSALVKSREIDRARRADIREANMYFLIEAAIALSVSFFINLFVVAVFGQAFYQQTNQAAFNVCANSSLHDYAKIFPTNNLTVAVDIYQGGFLKLRWSRFARVLLTRSCAILPTMLVAVFRDLRDLSGLNDLLNVLQSLLLPFAVLPILTFTSMPTLMQEFTNGPVSKACTSSIMVLICAINLYFVVSYLPSLPHPAYFSLVALLAAVYLGLTTYLAWTCLITHGATRLAHGSHQHFLYGLPEEDQEEKTSG, from the exons ATGACAG GTGACACGGGCCCCCCAAAGCTCAGCAGGACCAGATATGGCTCCATCTCCAGCCCACCCAACCCAGGGTTACAGCAAGAGCCTCCCGGAGGGACCTACCTGAGCAAGAAGATCCCCATCCCAGATGCAGAACCG GGCGCATTCAGCCTGCGGAAGCTGTGGGCCTTCACGGGGCCCGGCTTCCTTATGAGCATCGCTTTCCTGGACCCAGGAAACATCGAGTCGGACCTTCAGGCTGGGGCTGTGGCTGGATTCAAA CTGCTCTGGGTACTGCTGTGGGCCACCGTGTTGGGCTTGCTCTGCCAGCGACTTGCTGCCCGGCTGGGCGTGGTGACAGGCAAGGACTTGGGCGAGGTCTGCCATCTCTACTACCCTAAG GTGCCACGCATCCTTCTCTGGCTGACCATCGAGCTAGCCATCGTGGGCTCAGACATGCAGGAAGTCATTGGCACAGCTATTGCATTCAATCTGCTCTCAGCTGGACG AATCCCACTCTGGGGTGGTGTCCTCATCACCATCGTGGAcacattcttcttcctcttcctcgaTAACTACG GGTTGCGGAAGCTGGAagccttttttggatttcttattACCATTATGGCCTTGACCTTCGGCTATGAG TACGTGGTGGCACGTCCTGCTCAGGGAGCACTTCTTCGGGGCCTGTTCCTGCCCTTGTGCCCTGGCTGCGGCCAGCCCGAGCTGCTGCAGGCCGTGGGCATCATTGGCGCCATCATCATGCCCCACAACATCTACCTGCACTCAGCCCTGGTCAAG TCTCGAGAGATAGACCGGGCCCGCCGGGCAGACATCCGAGAAGCCAACATGTACTTCCTGATTGAAGCCGCCATCGCCCTGTCTGTCTCCTTCTTCATCAACCTCTTTGTTGTGGCTGTCTTTGGGCAAGCCTTCTACCAGCAAACCAACCAGGCTGCG TTCAACGTCTGTGCTAACAGCAGCCTCCACGACTACGCCAAGATCTTCCCCACGAACAACCTTACAGTGGCGGTGGACATTTACCAAGGA ggctTCCTGAAGCTGCGGTGGTCACGCTTCGCCCGAGTCCTGCTCACTCGCTCCTGTGCCATCCTGCCCACCATGCTCGTGGCAGTCTTCAGGGACCTCCGGGACCTGTCAGGCCTCAACGACCTGCTCAACGTGCTGCAGAGCCTGCTG CTTCCCTTCGCTGTGCTGCCCATCCTCACGTTCACCAGCATGCCCACCCTGATGCAGGAGTTTACCAATGGCCC GGTGAGCAAGGCCTGCACTTCTTCCATCATGGTGCTGATCTGTGCCATCAACCTCTACTTTGTGGTCAGCTACTTGCCCAGCCTACCCCACCCTGCCTACTTCAGCCTTGTGGCACTGCTGGCCGCAGTCTACCTGGGCCTCACCACCTACCTG GCCTGGACCTGTCTCATCACCCATGGAGCCACCCGTCTGGCCCACGGTTCCCACCAGCACTTTCTGTATGGGCTTCCTGAAGAGGATCAGGAGGAGAAGACCTCTGGATGA